One part of the Paramormyrops kingsleyae isolate MSU_618 chromosome 2, PKINGS_0.4, whole genome shotgun sequence genome encodes these proteins:
- the LOC111842661 gene encoding uncharacterized protein isoform X2 produces the protein MFLAKTDSGLRRLFSEEVWSWGKEKKGGEAGLTEPDVLQGIRATQTGYPKTSPRGSRKHGKSEETLQGKEGTPQQKHKPVKTMDDSAETDPAKGGQEPQQTHIRLQEKRDSRGKSNGNVSSGDESSSASASLTSSSSSSYSGRPLRIRSLPNSPDGSWRSQKTVGSFASLPEFQRAVAICINVSEVSVSSSDIDEDLPFDLEDSKCKYQIPCSKKNCQSTMGTSSNLCIECKIDLTSENTVPCNLQNYQRLENVASININLGGSTIGAGANRCLSLVTCAGGDVQQEHEQEISPVMASHFHSSSVQDTGDGDIDISHESSSADEGPLDTEEKSEAFSHSSEGLVSSGDEMVFNNELGNGGENSNLVTMRQLEIERSDFLSSEQSNFFRCKKKQLFLDIDPISLEKQMLGQKSGINNPVDFPSWNTLVSEETLSEILSPVDEILSYGSAELLPSLTAVTGSDMGNYVYPPPPPASEIITWTSEEDFALPFEGLDKTQPNKSPTEDPSIISEDLPSLSEDFLFLVNQEESNRQTDKAINYEDLKSDLLITNSETTSPYKKLSDNNRCKTQDKNPLLNLIISEAEDAEGCSERVSSFSVGEGVVFCHSMPSQWKDREMPAFSGGNWAGVTLDSPTRNHNGTFKDMEYFKCGILVRAEDIPHEERESDLESTLHNDPFSDDEPSSDDKKENRWREARYSGDERKHISKKPLRDDSSGPQMTCKDVTPLQEPNNNTCSELIGTCDHLLSETPSYQLQQSTNNTTLNKFALSGFDGLKSDHFHQNTPYPSNAEFSECVRGQEDLLNLCANKTNPILVSPIESFIDQGSLKDFAPGAAVQEVQHDNPILDVQEIETVRFFSKCHHDLNSLVEKLAGDLIKDIMTDAQELRRRHRRMRSFQNDSQILDRNVKKREDNLTRANQLEFSDQWQCALSSSVNLKIQPHDPMVIRHLVAGAVERLCGQTISCKVDITDAPDHLIDGESRRSYQQVIYDLTSEVFEEISRDHPTACGFPRQTNQALSLSTVHPSKSLLTHVKAAVQNEVQRALNLERNDVQMREMLQVMCKYGNAQRDKVDYILIQELHKEELQWLDYNLDQLAVKIRLADEIFNILLLDTMSTLNKIYTAPPNVNPPAIQASQPAFGQREQDYIQ, from the exons GTTTTTGGCAAAGACGGACTCAGGGCTAAGGAGGCTCTTCTCTGAGGAGGTGTGGAGCTGGGGGAAGGAGAAAAAGGGCGGAGAAGCCGGCCTGACAGAGCCGGATGTGCTGCAGGGTATCAGGGCCACGCAGACCGGTTACCCTAAGACCTCACCCAGGGGCTCGAGAAAACACGGCAAGTCTGAGGAGACTCTCCAAGGCAAGGAGGGGACACCTCAGCAAAAACACAAGCCGGTGAAGACGATGGATGACAGTGCTGAAACAG aCCCAGCAAAAGGAGGACAGGAACCACAGCAAACTCACATACGTCTGCAGGAGAAACGTGACTCTCGGGGAAAAAGTAATGGCAATGTATCCTCAGGAGATGAATCATCTTCAGCATCAGCATCATTGACATCATCGTCATCCTCGTCATATTCTGGAAGACCTCTTAGAATAAGATCATTGCCCAATTCCCCTGATGGCTCTTGGAGGTCTCAGAAAACTGTTGGCTCATTTGCATCACTCCCTGAGTTCCAGAGAGCAGTTGCCATCTGTATAAATGTGTCGGAGGTGTCGGTGTCTTCATCAGATATCGATGAGGATCTGCCCTTTGATTTAGAGGACAGCAAATGTAAGTATCAAATCCCCTGTAGCAAAAAAAATTGTCAGTCCACAATGGGTACTAGCTCTAATCTTTGCATTGAGTGCAAGATCGATTTAACAAGTGAGAATACTGTTCCCTGTAATCTTCAGAACTACCAAAGACTAGAAAATGTGGCATCTATTAACATCAACCTTGGGGGTAGCACTATAGGAGCGGGTGCAAATCGGTGTTTATCACTTGTAACTTGTGCTGGAGGAGATGTACAGCAAGAGCATGAGCAAGAGATATCTCCTGTCATGGCCAGTCATTTTCATAGTTCTTCAGTCCAGGATACAGGTGATGGGGACATAGACATTAGTCATGAAAGTTCTTCTGCCGATGAGGGTCCTTTAGACACAGAAGAGAAGTCAGAAGCATTCTCCCATAGCAGTGAAGGTCTGGTTTCCTCAGGGGATGAAATGGTTTTCAACAATGAACTGGGTAATGGGGGAGAAAACAGCAATTTAGTTACGATGCGACAGCTTGAGATCGAAAGGTCTGATTTTTTAAGCTCAGAGCAATCAAACTTTTTtcgatgcaaaaaaaaacaactgtttcTTGACATTGATCCAATATCACTGGAAAAACAAATGCTCGGACAAAAATCAGGGATAAATAACCCAGTGGATTTTCCCTCATGGAATACCCTGGTTTCCGAGGAAACTCTGTCAGAGATCCTGTCTCCAGTGGATGAGATTCTGTCGTATGGCAGCGCTGAACTCCTTCCATCATTAACGGCAGTTACAGGGTCAGACATGGGCAATTATGTTTACCCACCTCCCCCACCTGCAAGTGAAATCATAACCTGGACCAGCGAAGAGGACTTTGCTCTTCCTTTTGAAGGTCTGGATAAAACCCAGCCTAACAAGAGCCCAACCGAGGATCCATCCATCATAAGTGAAGATTTGCCATCTCTCTCTGAGGATTTTCTCTTTTTGGTAAACCAGGAGGAATCAAACAGACAAACAGATAAAGCAATAAATTATGAGGATTTAAAATCAGACCTCTTAATAACAAACTCAGAAACTACCTCTCCATACAAGAAATTAAGTGACAATAACAGATGTAAGACCCAAGACAAAAATCCTCTTTTAAACCTTATTATTTCTGAAGCAGAAGACGCTGAAGGCTGTTCAGAACGTGTGTCCTCCTTCAGTGTTGGTGAGGGAGTTGTGTTTTGCCACTCTATGCCCAGTCAATGGAAAGATAGAGAAATGCCAGCATTTTCTGGTGGGAACTGGGCAGGTGTGACATTGGACAGCCCAACCAGAAATCACAATGGAACCTTCAAAGATATGGAATACTTCAAATGTGGGATCCTTGTCAGGGCAGAAGATATTCCACATGAGGAACGCGAAAGCGACTTGGAGTCCACCCTGCATAATGATCCTTTTTCAGATGACGAACCATCTAGTGatgataaaaaagaaaatagatGGAGAGAAGCCAGATACTCAGGTGATGAAAGAAAACATATAAGCAAAAAACCATTACGAGATGATTCTTCAGGTCCCCAAATGACATGCAAAGATGTAACTCCACTTCAAGAACCAAATAACAACACCTGTTCAGAACTTATAGGGACATGTGATCATCTACTATCAGAAACTCCAAGTTACCAGCTTCAACAGTCTACTAATAATACGACTTTAAACAAGTTTGCACTTTCTGGCTTTGATGGACTCAAATCAGATCATTTCCACCAAAACACTCCTTATCCTTCCAATGCTGAATTTTCTGAATGTGTGAGGGGACAGGAGGATCTGTTAAATCTCTGTGCCAACAAGACAAATCCCATTTTAGTCTCACCTATCGAATCATTCATTGATCAGGGTTCCCTGAAGGACTTTGCACCAGGAGCTGCAGTCCAAGAAGTACAGCATGACAACCCCATCCTTGATGTACAAGAGATAGAAACAGTAAGGTTTTTTAGCAAGTGCCACCATGATCTAAACTCTCTGGTCGAAAAATTAGCAGGAGACTTGATAAAGGACATCATGACGGATGCTCAGGAACTCAGGAGGAGACATCGACGAATGAGAAGCTTCCAAAATGACAGCCAGATTCTTGATAGA AATGTAAAAAAGAGGGAGGATAATCTTACTAGAGCAAACCAACTGGAATTCAGCGATCAGTGGCAATGCGCGCTCTCATCTTCAGTAAACCTCAAAATCCAGCCGCATGATCCCATGGTCATCCGCCATCTTGTAGCAGGCGCTGTGGAGAGACTTTGCGGTCAAACTATAAGTTGCAAGGTTGATATCACAGATGCCCCTGATCATTTAATCGATGGGGAGAGTCGCAGATCTTACCAACAG GTCATATACGACCTCACCTCAGAGGTATTTGAAGAGATTTCACGGGACCATCCAACCGCATGTGGGTTTCCACGGCAAACAAATCAAGCATTATCTCTTTCAACAGTCCACCCAAGCAAGTCCCTTCTCACACATGTGAAG GCAGCGGTCCAAAATGAGGTGCAGAGAGCGCTGAATCTGGAGCGTAATGATGTGCAGATGAGAGAAATGCTCCAGGTTATGTGCAAGTATGGGAACGCGCAGCGGGACAAAGTGGACTACATACTG ATCCAGGAGCTTCATAAAGAAGAACTTCAGTGGCTAGACTACAACCTTGACCAGCTCGCAGTCAAAATTAGACTGGCTGATGAGATCTTCAACATCCTTCTGCTGGACACTATGTCAACCCTAAACAAAATCTACACAGCACCCCCTAATGTCAATCCTCCAGCCATACAAGCATCCCAACCTGCATTTGGTCAACGGGAGCAAGACTACATACAGTAA
- the LOC111842661 gene encoding uncharacterized protein isoform X1 produces the protein MPVMSKPGFLAKTDSGLRRLFSEEVWSWGKEKKGGEAGLTEPDVLQGIRATQTGYPKTSPRGSRKHGKSEETLQGKEGTPQQKHKPVKTMDDSAETDPAKGGQEPQQTHIRLQEKRDSRGKSNGNVSSGDESSSASASLTSSSSSSYSGRPLRIRSLPNSPDGSWRSQKTVGSFASLPEFQRAVAICINVSEVSVSSSDIDEDLPFDLEDSKCKYQIPCSKKNCQSTMGTSSNLCIECKIDLTSENTVPCNLQNYQRLENVASININLGGSTIGAGANRCLSLVTCAGGDVQQEHEQEISPVMASHFHSSSVQDTGDGDIDISHESSSADEGPLDTEEKSEAFSHSSEGLVSSGDEMVFNNELGNGGENSNLVTMRQLEIERSDFLSSEQSNFFRCKKKQLFLDIDPISLEKQMLGQKSGINNPVDFPSWNTLVSEETLSEILSPVDEILSYGSAELLPSLTAVTGSDMGNYVYPPPPPASEIITWTSEEDFALPFEGLDKTQPNKSPTEDPSIISEDLPSLSEDFLFLVNQEESNRQTDKAINYEDLKSDLLITNSETTSPYKKLSDNNRCKTQDKNPLLNLIISEAEDAEGCSERVSSFSVGEGVVFCHSMPSQWKDREMPAFSGGNWAGVTLDSPTRNHNGTFKDMEYFKCGILVRAEDIPHEERESDLESTLHNDPFSDDEPSSDDKKENRWREARYSGDERKHISKKPLRDDSSGPQMTCKDVTPLQEPNNNTCSELIGTCDHLLSETPSYQLQQSTNNTTLNKFALSGFDGLKSDHFHQNTPYPSNAEFSECVRGQEDLLNLCANKTNPILVSPIESFIDQGSLKDFAPGAAVQEVQHDNPILDVQEIETVRFFSKCHHDLNSLVEKLAGDLIKDIMTDAQELRRRHRRMRSFQNDSQILDRNVKKREDNLTRANQLEFSDQWQCALSSSVNLKIQPHDPMVIRHLVAGAVERLCGQTISCKVDITDAPDHLIDGESRRSYQQVIYDLTSEVFEEISRDHPTACGFPRQTNQALSLSTVHPSKSLLTHVKAAVQNEVQRALNLERNDVQMREMLQVMCKYGNAQRDKVDYILIQELHKEELQWLDYNLDQLAVKIRLADEIFNILLLDTMSTLNKIYTAPPNVNPPAIQASQPAFGQREQDYIQ, from the exons GTTTTTGGCAAAGACGGACTCAGGGCTAAGGAGGCTCTTCTCTGAGGAGGTGTGGAGCTGGGGGAAGGAGAAAAAGGGCGGAGAAGCCGGCCTGACAGAGCCGGATGTGCTGCAGGGTATCAGGGCCACGCAGACCGGTTACCCTAAGACCTCACCCAGGGGCTCGAGAAAACACGGCAAGTCTGAGGAGACTCTCCAAGGCAAGGAGGGGACACCTCAGCAAAAACACAAGCCGGTGAAGACGATGGATGACAGTGCTGAAACAG aCCCAGCAAAAGGAGGACAGGAACCACAGCAAACTCACATACGTCTGCAGGAGAAACGTGACTCTCGGGGAAAAAGTAATGGCAATGTATCCTCAGGAGATGAATCATCTTCAGCATCAGCATCATTGACATCATCGTCATCCTCGTCATATTCTGGAAGACCTCTTAGAATAAGATCATTGCCCAATTCCCCTGATGGCTCTTGGAGGTCTCAGAAAACTGTTGGCTCATTTGCATCACTCCCTGAGTTCCAGAGAGCAGTTGCCATCTGTATAAATGTGTCGGAGGTGTCGGTGTCTTCATCAGATATCGATGAGGATCTGCCCTTTGATTTAGAGGACAGCAAATGTAAGTATCAAATCCCCTGTAGCAAAAAAAATTGTCAGTCCACAATGGGTACTAGCTCTAATCTTTGCATTGAGTGCAAGATCGATTTAACAAGTGAGAATACTGTTCCCTGTAATCTTCAGAACTACCAAAGACTAGAAAATGTGGCATCTATTAACATCAACCTTGGGGGTAGCACTATAGGAGCGGGTGCAAATCGGTGTTTATCACTTGTAACTTGTGCTGGAGGAGATGTACAGCAAGAGCATGAGCAAGAGATATCTCCTGTCATGGCCAGTCATTTTCATAGTTCTTCAGTCCAGGATACAGGTGATGGGGACATAGACATTAGTCATGAAAGTTCTTCTGCCGATGAGGGTCCTTTAGACACAGAAGAGAAGTCAGAAGCATTCTCCCATAGCAGTGAAGGTCTGGTTTCCTCAGGGGATGAAATGGTTTTCAACAATGAACTGGGTAATGGGGGAGAAAACAGCAATTTAGTTACGATGCGACAGCTTGAGATCGAAAGGTCTGATTTTTTAAGCTCAGAGCAATCAAACTTTTTtcgatgcaaaaaaaaacaactgtttcTTGACATTGATCCAATATCACTGGAAAAACAAATGCTCGGACAAAAATCAGGGATAAATAACCCAGTGGATTTTCCCTCATGGAATACCCTGGTTTCCGAGGAAACTCTGTCAGAGATCCTGTCTCCAGTGGATGAGATTCTGTCGTATGGCAGCGCTGAACTCCTTCCATCATTAACGGCAGTTACAGGGTCAGACATGGGCAATTATGTTTACCCACCTCCCCCACCTGCAAGTGAAATCATAACCTGGACCAGCGAAGAGGACTTTGCTCTTCCTTTTGAAGGTCTGGATAAAACCCAGCCTAACAAGAGCCCAACCGAGGATCCATCCATCATAAGTGAAGATTTGCCATCTCTCTCTGAGGATTTTCTCTTTTTGGTAAACCAGGAGGAATCAAACAGACAAACAGATAAAGCAATAAATTATGAGGATTTAAAATCAGACCTCTTAATAACAAACTCAGAAACTACCTCTCCATACAAGAAATTAAGTGACAATAACAGATGTAAGACCCAAGACAAAAATCCTCTTTTAAACCTTATTATTTCTGAAGCAGAAGACGCTGAAGGCTGTTCAGAACGTGTGTCCTCCTTCAGTGTTGGTGAGGGAGTTGTGTTTTGCCACTCTATGCCCAGTCAATGGAAAGATAGAGAAATGCCAGCATTTTCTGGTGGGAACTGGGCAGGTGTGACATTGGACAGCCCAACCAGAAATCACAATGGAACCTTCAAAGATATGGAATACTTCAAATGTGGGATCCTTGTCAGGGCAGAAGATATTCCACATGAGGAACGCGAAAGCGACTTGGAGTCCACCCTGCATAATGATCCTTTTTCAGATGACGAACCATCTAGTGatgataaaaaagaaaatagatGGAGAGAAGCCAGATACTCAGGTGATGAAAGAAAACATATAAGCAAAAAACCATTACGAGATGATTCTTCAGGTCCCCAAATGACATGCAAAGATGTAACTCCACTTCAAGAACCAAATAACAACACCTGTTCAGAACTTATAGGGACATGTGATCATCTACTATCAGAAACTCCAAGTTACCAGCTTCAACAGTCTACTAATAATACGACTTTAAACAAGTTTGCACTTTCTGGCTTTGATGGACTCAAATCAGATCATTTCCACCAAAACACTCCTTATCCTTCCAATGCTGAATTTTCTGAATGTGTGAGGGGACAGGAGGATCTGTTAAATCTCTGTGCCAACAAGACAAATCCCATTTTAGTCTCACCTATCGAATCATTCATTGATCAGGGTTCCCTGAAGGACTTTGCACCAGGAGCTGCAGTCCAAGAAGTACAGCATGACAACCCCATCCTTGATGTACAAGAGATAGAAACAGTAAGGTTTTTTAGCAAGTGCCACCATGATCTAAACTCTCTGGTCGAAAAATTAGCAGGAGACTTGATAAAGGACATCATGACGGATGCTCAGGAACTCAGGAGGAGACATCGACGAATGAGAAGCTTCCAAAATGACAGCCAGATTCTTGATAGA AATGTAAAAAAGAGGGAGGATAATCTTACTAGAGCAAACCAACTGGAATTCAGCGATCAGTGGCAATGCGCGCTCTCATCTTCAGTAAACCTCAAAATCCAGCCGCATGATCCCATGGTCATCCGCCATCTTGTAGCAGGCGCTGTGGAGAGACTTTGCGGTCAAACTATAAGTTGCAAGGTTGATATCACAGATGCCCCTGATCATTTAATCGATGGGGAGAGTCGCAGATCTTACCAACAG GTCATATACGACCTCACCTCAGAGGTATTTGAAGAGATTTCACGGGACCATCCAACCGCATGTGGGTTTCCACGGCAAACAAATCAAGCATTATCTCTTTCAACAGTCCACCCAAGCAAGTCCCTTCTCACACATGTGAAG GCAGCGGTCCAAAATGAGGTGCAGAGAGCGCTGAATCTGGAGCGTAATGATGTGCAGATGAGAGAAATGCTCCAGGTTATGTGCAAGTATGGGAACGCGCAGCGGGACAAAGTGGACTACATACTG ATCCAGGAGCTTCATAAAGAAGAACTTCAGTGGCTAGACTACAACCTTGACCAGCTCGCAGTCAAAATTAGACTGGCTGATGAGATCTTCAACATCCTTCTGCTGGACACTATGTCAACCCTAAACAAAATCTACACAGCACCCCCTAATGTCAATCCTCCAGCCATACAAGCATCCCAACCTGCATTTGGTCAACGGGAGCAAGACTACATACAGTAA